From the Canis lupus baileyi chromosome 37, mCanLup2.hap1, whole genome shotgun sequence genome, one window contains:
- the LOC140626393 gene encoding histone H4 encodes MSGRGKGGKGLGKGGAKRHRKVLRDNIQGITKPAIRRLARRGGVKRISGLIYEETRGVLKVFLENVIRDAVTYTEHAKRKTVTAMDVVYALKRQGRTLYGFGG; translated from the coding sequence ATGTCTGGTCGCGGCAAGGGCGGGAAGGGACTAGGCAAGGGCGGCGCCAAGCGCCACCGCAAGGTGCTGCGCGACAACATCCAGGGCATCACCAAGCCCGCCATCCGGCGGCTGGCCCGGCGCGGCGGCGTCAAGCGCATCTCGGGCCTCATCTACGAGGAGACCCGCGGGGTGCTCAAGGTGTTCCTGGAGAACGTGATCCGGGACGCCGTCACCTACACGGAGCACGCCAAGCGCAAGACGGTCACGGCCATGGACGTGGTCTACGCGCTCAAGCGCCAGGGCCGCACCCTCTACGGCTTCGGCGGCTGA